Proteins found in one Zea mays cultivar B73 chromosome 1, Zm-B73-REFERENCE-NAM-5.0, whole genome shotgun sequence genomic segment:
- the LOC100286156 gene encoding uncharacterized protein LOC100286156 (The RefSeq protein has 2 substitutions compared to this genomic sequence), whose amino-acid sequence MILRSALRAGRSLRRVPLVQLIVEHGEPYRAPHRCATDTQDVEESSAVLNWWGDTPIGHRYQLRAYSAAPAHVRDEKPLDHDDGAVMADKEVNRMKKMRVFWTAQQTFMEYLHVTRGLSFPDAEHISKHSPVFVSNLLHQVKDAIKDPVEGDEAAFRSKVKTKEIRDERATKALERLFRYYPINEFEPFFESMGLKPSEYQPFLRRDLMFLSDDETVLENYRVLCNYGVMRNKIGQIYIGAAEAFSFGDGVLASKLRALEDLGFSKSTVIKLMACCPAVLTCGPHAELKIIEWLDDIGIQRDWIGQFLSVKKSYNWRKMVEVPQFLAELGFDNEGIGKLIRQHPDFLLDGSGNALFRAVVIMLKAGSGKGDLFNLFLDFPDVQARSFARNIQSVTLFLTDIDVSEEDIKKFVVANASMLGSARVKKANSILTYLSVGKKRLWKIIREEPRQLMKYTLGLKVSRLPPCDEIAEKSLKEKVKFLKNVGFAEGSNDMNKALKAFRGKGDELQDRFDFLVNAGFEPKDVSHMIKVAPQVLNQKTHVLQSKISFLVNETAYPLSVLVGYPAFLSFTIERTKARFLMYDWLRERGLVPPNFALSTLLACSEKRFFKYLVLKHQKGPEVWEKLKKEVAADKNAHCASEDDQHAIVS is encoded by the coding sequence ATGATCCTCCGCAGCGCACTAAGGGCTGGTCGCAGCCTCCGGCGGGTTCCCCTGGTTCAGCTCATTGTGGAACACGGTGAGCCGTACCGAGCACCACACCGGTGTGCTACTGATACCCAGGATGGTGAAGAATCATCGGCTGTTTTGAATTGGTGGGGGGACACTCCAATCGGTCACAGGTATCAGTTGCGGGCTTACTCGCCTGCTCCTGCACATGTTAGGGATGAGAAACCCTTGGATCATGACGATGGGGCGGTAATGGCGGATAAGGAGGTCAATCGAATGAAGAAGATGCGGGTGTTCTGGACCGCACAGCAGACTTTCATGGAGTACCTCCATGTCACACGGGGGCTGAGCTTTCCCGACGCGGAGCATATAAGCAAGCACTCACCTGTCTTTGTGAGCAATCTGCTGCACCAGGTGAAGGATGCTATCAAGGACCCTGTGGAGGGGGATGAGGCAGCGTTCAGGTCAAAGGTGAAGACAAAGGAGATAAGGGATGAGAGGGCCACCAAGGCGTTGGAGCGTCTATTCAGGTATTATCCGATCAATGAGTTCGAGCCATTCTTCGAGAGCATGGGCCTCAAGCCGAGTGAGTACCAACCCTTTCTGCGTCGGGATCTCATGTTTCTTTCCGATGACGAGACGGTGCTGGAGAACTACCGTGTTCTTTGCAATTATGGGGTTATGCGCAATAAGATAGGGCAGATATACATTGGTGCTGCGGAGGCTTTCAGTTTTGGTGATGGTGTGCTTGCGTCCAAGCTCAGAGCTCTTGAGGATCTAGGGTTCAGTAAGTCCACTGTGATAAAGCTTATGGCCTGTTGCCCTGCCGTGTTGACATGTGGCCCACATGCCGAATTGAAGATCATAGAGTGGCTAGATGACATTGGCATTCAGAGAGACTGGATTGGTCAGTTCTTATCCGTAAAGAAGTCGTATAATTGGAGAAAGATGGTTGAAGTTCCTCAGTTTCTTGCTGAATTGGGATTCGATAACGAGGGTATTGGTAAACTGATCAGGCAACACCCAGATTTCTTGTTGGATGGCTCTGGAAATGCACTGTTTAGGGCAGTTGTCATTATGCTGAAAGCAGGGTCCGGAAAAGGAGACCTGTTCAATCTTTTCCTGGACTTCCCAGACGTACAGGCGAGGAGTTTTGCGAGGAACATACAGAGCGTTACGCTATTCTTAACTGACATCGATGTGAGCGAGGAGGATATTAAGAAGTTCGTGGTAGCGAACGCCTCGATGCTCGGTTCCGCTCGGGTGAAGAAGGCAAACAGCATCCTTACATACCTCAGCGTGGGGAAGAAGCGTCTGTGGAAGATCATAAGGGAAGAGCCACGCCAACTAATGAAATACACACTAGGGCTAAAGGTCAGCCGCCTGCCGCCTTGCGACGAAATCGCCGAGAAGTCACTGAAGGAGAAGGTGAAGTTCCTGAAGAACGTAGGGTTCGCGGAAGGCTCCAACGACATGAACAAGGCGTTGAAGGCCTTCCGCGGCAAGGGCGACGAGCTACAGGACCGGTTCGACTTCCTGGTGAACGCTGGGTTCGAGCCCAAGGACGTGTCGCACATGATCAAGGTGGCACCGCAGGTTCTGAACCAGAAGACACACGTCCTCCAGTCCAAGATATCGTTCCTTGTGAACGAGACGGCGTACCCTCTGAGCGTTCTGGTCGGGTACCCCGCGTTCCTGTCGTTCACCATAGAGAGAACCAAAGCCAGGTTCCTGATGTACGACTGGCTGCGAGAAAGAGGGCTGGTCCCTCCGAACTTCGCACTGTCCACCTTGTTAGCCTGTTCGGAGAAGCGGTTTTTTAAGTATCTGGTCCTGAAACATCAGAAGGGCCCGGAGGTCTGGGAGAAGCTCAAGAAGGAGGTGGCTGCAGACAAAAACGCGCACTGTGCTTCAGAGGATGATCAGCATGCTATTGTTTCTTGA